A genomic window from Jiangella alba includes:
- a CDS encoding alpha/beta fold hydrolase, with translation MTEYVTTALGDRVAYDRYGDGGPGLIFVAGAGPFRAIDPVTTATAELAAEQGLATIVYDRLGRGDSEATGRIGLDREFAALRALMDLLGGEAALCGHSSGCSISLAAAANGLPVTALALWEAPIAPVGTVAEWIGEVERRMDAGDFDGALTHYMKDMPPEWLEQAKQDPMYEMLAAQVVSYRADGESLVWADSGPQAELFANVRVPTEFLLGEKTFDEMHAAAAAVLATIPGSVKKELPGADHTWDVAPMAAELARFIRGAGS, from the coding sequence ATGACCGAGTACGTCACCACCGCCCTGGGCGACCGCGTCGCCTACGACCGCTACGGCGACGGCGGCCCCGGGCTGATCTTCGTCGCCGGCGCCGGCCCGTTCCGCGCCATCGACCCGGTCACCACCGCGACCGCGGAGCTCGCGGCCGAGCAGGGCCTGGCCACGATCGTCTACGACCGCCTCGGCCGCGGCGACAGCGAGGCCACCGGCCGCATCGGCCTCGACCGCGAGTTCGCCGCGCTGCGCGCGCTGATGGACCTCCTCGGCGGCGAGGCGGCGCTGTGCGGACACTCGTCCGGCTGCTCCATCTCGCTCGCCGCGGCCGCGAACGGGCTGCCGGTGACGGCGCTGGCGCTGTGGGAGGCACCCATCGCGCCGGTCGGCACCGTCGCCGAGTGGATCGGCGAGGTCGAGCGGCGCATGGACGCCGGCGACTTCGACGGCGCGCTCACCCACTACATGAAGGACATGCCGCCGGAGTGGCTCGAGCAGGCCAAGCAGGACCCGATGTACGAGATGCTCGCCGCCCAGGTGGTCAGCTACCGCGCCGACGGCGAGTCGCTGGTGTGGGCCGACTCCGGGCCGCAGGCCGAGCTGTTCGCGAACGTCCGGGTGCCGACCGAGTTCCTGCTCGGCGAGAAGACGTTCGACGAGATGCACGCGGCCGCCGCGGCGGTGCTGGCCACCATCCCGGGCAGCGTCAAGAAGGAGCTGCCCGGCGCCGATCACACCTGGGACGTCGCGCCGATGGCGGCCGAGCTGGCCCGCTTCATTCGCGGTGCAGGTTCCTGA
- a CDS encoding DUF1905 domain-containing protein — MSATATEAGPIDVRFAATLTQGGVNAPGSWTVVVMAGSAEVFGTRQPVKVAGTMDGHPFEATLLPLGDGTHIVPVKAAVRKAIGKGAGDDVTIHLQHRR; from the coding sequence GTGTCCGCTACCGCTACCGAGGCCGGCCCGATCGACGTCAGGTTCGCCGCCACGCTCACGCAGGGCGGCGTCAACGCGCCGGGCAGCTGGACGGTCGTCGTCATGGCCGGCTCCGCGGAGGTGTTCGGCACCCGGCAGCCGGTGAAGGTGGCCGGCACCATGGACGGCCACCCGTTCGAGGCCACGCTGCTGCCGCTGGGCGACGGGACGCACATCGTCCCGGTCAAGGCGGCCGTGCGGAAGGCCATCGGCAAGGGCGCCGGCGACGACGTCACCATCCACCTCCAGCACCGCCGCTGA
- a CDS encoding TetR/AcrR family transcriptional regulator, translating into MAQTGARPWARSDEKHQAIVRAAREVFLSNGYLGTNMDLIASRSGVSKQTVYTHFGSKEALFVEIVGSMTGDAGDRVHHERPELGDDAELEAYLRGFAERQLRIVTEPELLQLRRLVIGEVGRFPELAKVLYERGPQRAIGELTAMFEVLHERGLLTGAEPAEAAEWFNWLVMAAPLNRAMMLGDAAVPGDDELRRHVAAAVRIFLTAFGPPRG; encoded by the coding sequence ATGGCGCAGACCGGCGCCCGGCCGTGGGCGAGGTCCGACGAGAAGCACCAGGCCATCGTCCGTGCCGCCCGCGAGGTGTTCCTCAGCAACGGCTACCTCGGCACGAACATGGACCTCATCGCGTCCCGGTCCGGGGTGTCGAAGCAGACCGTCTACACGCACTTCGGCAGCAAGGAGGCGCTGTTCGTCGAGATCGTCGGCTCGATGACCGGCGACGCCGGCGACCGCGTCCACCACGAGCGCCCCGAGCTGGGCGACGACGCCGAGCTCGAGGCGTACCTGCGCGGGTTCGCCGAGCGGCAGCTGCGCATCGTCACCGAGCCCGAGCTGCTGCAGCTGCGCCGCCTGGTCATCGGCGAGGTGGGCCGGTTCCCGGAGCTGGCGAAGGTGCTCTACGAGCGCGGCCCGCAGCGGGCCATCGGCGAGCTGACGGCGATGTTCGAGGTGCTGCACGAGCGCGGGCTGCTCACCGGCGCCGAACCGGCCGAGGCCGCCGAGTGGTTCAACTGGCTGGTCATGGCCGCGCCGCTGAACCGGGCCATGATGCTCGGCGACGCCGCCGTCCCGGGCGACGACGAACTGCGCCGGCACGTCGCCGCGGCGGTGCGGATCTTCCTGACGGCGTTCGGCCCGCCGCGCGGCTAG